GCCTTCCAAGAGTGACGCTGCCGGCAGCCCTGACAAATCGACCACCGACGATCAACTATACAACGAAGCTAAACAGGCCTACGACAAGGGCAGCCTGGACAAGGCCCGACAAGGTTTTCAGCAATTGATCAAGACTTTCCCCAAATCCGCCAATGCCGACAATGCCCAGTTCTGGATCGGGGAGAGCTACTACCGGGAAAAATGGTACGAAAAGGCGATCCTGGAGTATCAGACAGTGATAGAAAAGTATCCTAACGGCAACAAAGTGCCGGCCGCTATGCTTAAGCAAGGCTTGTCATTTCTGGCATTGGGAGACAGGTCCAATGCACGTTTGATACTCAAGGAGCTCGAAAAGAAATATCCAAACAGCAACGAGGCCAAAGTTGCCGCCACAAAGCTAACCGAGTTTTGACGGGTTGGCAGAGGAGGGTGTGTCCATACCTGCTCTTGCCTGTCACAGAACAGAAGTCCTTCCGTTCGATCAAATCGGTGATACTTTGAAACCACCCACCTTCTCACACCAGCCGAAACGATGAAGATCAAGATCGTGGGAATCGATCCGGGTCTTGCGGGCACGGGGATCGGCATCATTGAAGGCACTCACCATCGGGTTGAAAATTTTGCTTTCGGAGCAATAACAACATCGGCCAAAGACCCTCAGCCTCTCCGCCTCCAAAAGATATACAACCGATTGTGCGATGTATTCCGGAATGAAGATCCAGACCTGATCGTGATTGAAGATGTGTTTTTTCTTGAAAAGTATCCCAAGTCCGGCATCGTTTTGGGCAAGGTCTCGGGTGTGGTTTTGTTGGCCTGCTGTATGACGCGTGCCGCTGTCAAGGAAGTCGCAGTCCGCGAAGCCAAGCAAGTATTGACTGGAAATGGAAACGCGACGAAGGTCCAACTTGAAACGGCGGTTCGAAAAGCATTGGGTTATCCACACCCTATACGCCCATACCATGCCTCGGACGCATTGGGTCTTGCCCTCATCGGGCTCTTTCGTTATGGTGGCAGTCAAATTCGCTTCCTGCAGAGCTGAACATGATGCTGGGCATGGGTAAGGTTAAAGGGTGCCATCGATACTAAGGCTTTATCCGCATTTGTATGAGGTGCCCGGTGGTGAGAAATTATGATTGCATATCTTGAGGGACGACTCTTAAAGAAAGAGCAAGAGCGGATTATACTGCTTGCCAACCAAGTGGGGTATGAGGTGTTGGTACCTGCTTATGTTCGGGATACGCTCAATGCCAGGCAGGTCGGAGAGCAGGTGGCGCTTTATATCTATTACCATCAGACCGAACGGCAACCCAAACCCGTGTTGATCGGGTTCAATCTTGAGGCCGAAAAGGAGTTTTTTCAGCTGTTCATATCGGTCGACGCCATTGGGCCGCTCAAGGCGGCCAAGGCAATGACCATCCCGGTGAGCGATATCGCCGACGCCATCGAATCCAACCGTCTGGATCAGTTGAAGCAGTTGAAAGGGATCGGCCTTCGGTCCGCTCAAAAGATCATTGCCACACTGCAAGGGAAAGTGGGAAAGTTCGCCTTGATTCGAAAGAGCGACGTGCCGGATGCACCCGAATCCGTGGATTTTGTTCAGCCGGTGCTGGAGGTGCTGGTCGAGCAGTTGGGCCACAAATTGGCGGATGCCAAGCGGATGATCGGTGCAGCCTTGAAGCGAAATGACCGCATCGACAGCCCTGAAGCCTTGTTTGACGAAGTTTATCGGGGCGAAAAGGCTTAATTAAGGTTAGTAGATGATGAAGGATGATGCGTTTACCAGAGGGACAGCCCCCCAAGGCATTGTAGACAGTGCGTGCCTGTTGGATGACAGCGATCCGGACATTCAATCTCTGCGACCGGAAAAGCTCGATGATTATGTGGGACAGGGCGATGTCGTCAATACCCTTAAGATCGCTATTGAAGCTGCGCTGTTTCGCAACGAGCCATTGGAGCACGTTTTATTTCATGGCCCGCCCGGTCTTGGCAAAACGACCCTCGCGCATATTATCGCGCGTGAAATGAATGGCCGCTTAACGGTCACCTCGGGTCCGGCCCTAGAAAAGGGCGGTGATTTGATCGGTATTTTAACCCATCTGGAAGAAGGGGACATCCTATTTGTGGATGAAATCCACCGGCTGCCTAAAACGGTGGAAGAATTTCTCTACCCAGCAATGGAAGATTTCGCCGTGGACTTTGTTTTCGACAAGGGGATCCACGCCCGAAGTCATCGATATCGATTGAATCGTTTCACTCTCGTGGGAGCCACAACCCGTGTCGGGCTGCTTTCCGCGCCTTTGAGGGATCGATTTGGATTGTTTCGCAGCCTTGATTTTTACAACATTGAAGACTTGATGCACATCATACGCCGTTCTGCAGCAATCCTGAACGTATCCATCGACGAGGGCGGTGCGCGCAACCTCGCCCTTCGATCGCGGGGTACCCCGCGAATCGTCAACCGGTTGCTCAAGCGCGTGAGAGACTACGCACAGGTCAGAGGGGATGGGCGCATCAGTATCGATATCGTCGAGTCCGCATTGAACCTGGAAGGAGTCGACGGTAAAGGATTGACCCATCTGGATCGGCGTTATTTGAAAACGATTATCGACTACTATCACGGAGGACCGGTGGGGATCGAGGCCATTGCGGCAACATTGCAGGAGGAGGCCGACACCCTAGTGGACGTCATCGAGCCCTTTTTATTGAAAATCGGTATGGTCGTTCGCACCTCGTCCGGCCGGAAAGCGTCTGAGAGTGCTTTCCGGCACCTCGGTTACGCTGTTCAGGAAAAATTGTTTTAATGGCATAACTTCTTCTCCAACCCATTGCCGTTCAAAGGGGCTGGGACGTGGGCATCATCACTTTGTTGAGCGATTTTGGTACCCAGGATGAATATACAGGGGTGCTCAAAGGGGTGATCTTGAGCATCCATCCGTCCGTGACGATCGTCGATATCACCCACCATATCGCTCCTCAGCAGATTGATCAGGCGGGGGAGGTGCTCGACGCTGCATTCAGCTGGTTTCCCATTGGAACGATCCACGTGGCCATCGTGGATCCAGGGGTGGGGAGCGCCCGCGATATCATCGCCGTTCAGCAATCGGGGCATACCTTTATCGCTCCCAACAATGGGTTGCTGACACCGCTTTTCGAGAGAGAAACGCCAACCGTAATGGTCCGTGTTGAGAACACGGCGTTCTTTCTGCAGCCGCTGAGCAGCACATTTCATGGCCGTGACATTTTCGCACCCGTGGCGGCGCACTTGTCGTTGGGTATACCCATCGAAAAACTCGGGCCGGTGTTGGATCCCGACCACATCCAAAAACGGGCCAAAAAGCGTTGCGCTTTTTCGGTACAGGGTGATATCGCAGGTAAGATCAGTTATGTGGATCGGTTCGGTAATCTGGGAACCAACATCGACAGCGACAGCCTGACACAGCTGATGAGCCGATCGCGGCAAGGTGTGATCGAGGTGGAGATTTGTGGGCGGAATATCCAAGGTCTCGCAAAAACGTATGCCGAAGGCGAACCCGACCGATTGATCGCTCTGGTCAACAGCCGTAACCGGCTGGAAGTCGCCGTCAATGGCGGCAGTGCGTTTAACCTGCTTTCCGCCGGTCCGGAGACGGCCGTTCGTGTCACCGTGAAAAAGTAACGATAGGTCCTGGGATTAATATTTAGATGAAGACAACACGCAAAAAGAGTGAATCCAATCTTTCAGTAAAAGGGCAACGGTACTGGAGCCTGATGCTGGTGGGGGAGCATGGACGGGTCATTCCCTTCAACCGCTTTAAGGAGGTGGCCATCGCTGTGTTTGCCATTGCGCTCCTGAGCCTCGCGGCGCTGGTGATTCTCGGGTTTTTTTACATTCGTCAGGGGCGCACCATCGAGGGGCTGCAGGCCGAACTCATCGGACTGCGTCAATATGCCAGCGAGTTGAAGGACGAGAAAGATGTGCTTCATGCGAAACTTGGCATTCAGAAGGCGCAACTGGCGACAGAGCCGGAAGTCTCCGGCAGCTCGACCGCCGCTGGGCAGGACGGAAACACAGCACCGGTCACGGCCACCCAAGAAGACGAAGGGGATGCGGATAGCGGTAAAACCCCTGCAAAATCGACGTCCAAAATGAGCGAAAATGATAAGCCCAAAGCGCCGGAGACCCGATGGGGTGCCGAAGTGAGGGATATGGTTATTGATTACGACAGTCGGCAAAAATTGTTGAAGGCGACCTTTCGGCTGTACAATCGATCCGTGCCAAAGAAGAAATTGTCCGGTCGGGCGGTGGTCGTATTTAAAAATAAATCCGATCCGCCGATCAAATGGTTCGCAATTCCCACCGCGCTTCTGGCCGATGGACAACCGGATGGCCGCACCGGCCAACCTTTTAGCATCAACAACTATATCACCATGAAACACCGGGCATACGGGTTGAAGGGGCCCCTATCTTATGACGTGGCGGTAGTTTATGTGTTTTCGGAAGAAGGCAAATTGTTGGCGTCCAGGGAGTCCGATATCCAGATTGAAATCGAACCACCTCCCCCACCAAAACCGGCGGCTGCAGCGCCTTTAAAAGAGTCCTCGACAGAACCGACGTCGTCTCAACCTTCGGTAGTCGAAGCACCTGCCGCGACTTCGGAGGCCGCCTCACCCGCACCGGCAGGATCTGTTTCCGAGAAACCGGCGGAAAGTGGTATTGCCGAACCCTTGGATGCCGGTTCCAAGGCCACAAACGACCCTCAGGTTGACCCCCTGGAAGAGATTCCAGCGGTCGGAGCAGGTCAACCTTCAGGCCAAACAGAAGCTTCAGAGACCGAGCCGGCGCCCGATCGTGAAAAGAGCGAACCCTAAGGAGAACTGCCGTGAAAACCGATCAGAAACAATTTTCGATCATAGACGAAGGCTTTACCGTCGAAGGAATGGTGGTGGGCAAGGGCCGCCTGGTGATCAAAGGAATCGTGAAGGGATCTGTCAGCGGCGATAACGTGGTGATCGCCGAGGAGGGATCGGTTTTTGCCGAAGCCAAGGCCAACAACATGACCATCGGCGGACAGTTCGATGGCCAGATCGAGGTGGACAAGGAACTGGTGATCCTATCGACCGGCAAATGCTCGGGAAAAATTAAATGCAACGACCTGGTCGTGGAGGCGGGCGGCTTGCTGAACGCCGAAGTGACATGTACGCGACAGGTGGTCAAACAGGGAGGCTGAACTGTTTTCGATTAAATTTTCCTTGACTTACCCCTTGGTTTCATCTAAAAGTGCTGGATTCCGAAACACGCTTAGGAGTGAAAAACAGTGAAAAAATACACATATAGTGCCAAACCGAGTGACAATCAGGACCGCTGGTGGGTCGTGGATGCAGACGGCGCGGTCCTCGGACGTCTGGCGGCCGAAATTGCCGCCCGTATTCGTGGAAAATATAACCCGATGTATACCCCTCATGTGGATACCGGCGATTCCGTCATTGTGATCAATGCCGAGAAGATTAAACTAACCGGCCGCAAGATGGATCAAAAGACCTATTACCGGCACAGCGGTTATATCGGCGGTCTTCGATCGATCACCGCCCGTCAGCTGTTGGAAAAGCGCCCGGAAGATTTGATCCGTAACGCCGTTCGAGGCATGCTGCCCAAAAACAGGCTGGGACGACAGCTGAATAAAAAACTTAAGGTCTATGCCGGTAGCGAGCATCCCCATAGCGCCCAGCAACCCGAAACGTTGACCCTTAATTGAGTAGATATCAGGATTTTTAAATGGCACAAGAGAACGTATACTACGCAACTGGAAAACGGAAGAACGCCATCGCCCGAACCTGGATCAAACCGGGGAACGGTGACATCAGCATCAATGGTCGCAGCCTGGAGGACTATTTCAAAGTCTATACGGCCAAAACCATCATCAAGCAGCCGCTTACACTGACCAACAATCAGGATAAATTTGATATCAAAATCAAAGTATTGGGAGGCGGTACCATCGGCCAGGCCGGAGCGATCCGACATGGCATTACCAAGGCGTTGATGGAATTCGATCCCGAGTTGCGTTCGGTCCTGAAGAAGGCTGGATTCGTGCGACGCGATCCCCGTGAAAAAGAGCGCAAAAAATACGGACAGAAGGGCGCGCGCGCGCGTTTCCAATTCTCCAAGCGCTAATATTTGCTTCTATTCTAAATTCGTGGCAACAAGGGGGGCCTGTTCTGATCAGGTTCCCCCTTTTTTTTACCTGCCCGTCCGATCGCTTCAGTGTTCGGATAATCCTGATTTGCCACAGCGTACGAAGTGGCCTTGCCTGATTTCACGAAGAACAGGAGTGCACCTTTCATCGGATTCAGCACAGTGGTCGCTGAAGGGGCAACCGTTCCCCGGCGAATCGTCCCTCGGCGGTGGCGCGTTCCATCTGGACTTTGATGTTTCTGTCTCTCCCGGGGCGGCGGCCAGAAGTTTGAGGGTGTAAGGGTGACGCGGGTTGTCGAAAAGCGTGGGCGCCGGGGCAGACTCGACGATCAGACCGCGATACATGACGTAAACCACATCACAGATATAGCTCACCACATTGAGATCATGTGAGATAAAGAGATAACTCAGCCCCAGTTCCGACTGCAGGTCCTTCAACAAGTTTATGATTTGGGCTTGAATGGAGACGTCCAGGGCAGAGATCGGCTCGTCGCACAGCATCAGCCGCGGTGAAACGCTCAAGGCGCGGGCGATGCCGATGCGTTGACGTTGTCCGCCGCTGAATTCATGAGGATACCGATCCACGCTGGCCGATGGCATTCCGACCATGTCCAATAAGGCTTTGATGCGTCGGCGTTGGGCCGAGCGAGTCGTGATCCCGGCGATTCGTACCCCTTCACCGATGGATTGGGCCACCGTCATCCTGGGGTTGAGGGAGCTGTAGGGATCCTGGAAAACCATCTGCATCTGTTTCCGCATGGGTTTGAACTGACGCTCGCTCAAGCCGCTGATCTCCTGTCCCTCGAAGCGGATGAGACCTTCATCGGGCAACAAAAGCCTGAGGATCAAACGGGCCACCGTGGATTTGCCGCAACCGCTTTCACCCACCAGTCCCATCGTCTGATTCGGCAGTATAGAAAAATCGACGCCGTCGACGGCTTTAACCGCATCTGTCGATTGCTTGAAAAAACCGCGATTGGAAATAAAGTGCTTCTTTAAATGGGCTACTTCAAGAATCGGTGACGTGGGAGCATTCATCCTGCCGCCTCCTTCTTCATCTCCGCTGCGAAGATGACAGGGCATCTGGCCAGATGACCATGGCCGCAATCACAAAGCTCTGGAAATGAAATTTCGCAGGCGGGCTGCCGATTTTCACAGCGGGGATGAAACGGGCATCCCTTGGGTTTGTAGGCGGGATGGGGTACGCTGCCCGGGATGCTGTACAACCGCTTTCCGCGCTTTTCCCGGGTCGGTAACGCTGCCAGCAAGGCCCGGGTGTAAGGGTGTCGGGCGCCTTTAAAGATATGCTCTGCAGTGCCCTGCTCGACGATGATGCCGGCGTACATGACATAGATGTGATCCGCGATCTGCTTCACGACGCCTAAATCATGGGTGATATATTGAATCGTCATCTGCTTGTCATGCTGCAATTGCTTCAGCAGATCCAGGATCTGGGCCTGTACGGTGACATCCAATGCGGTGGTGGGCTCGTCGGCAATGATCAGGTCCGGCCCGCAAGCGAGGGCCATGGCGATCATGACCCGCTGACGCTGGCCGCCGCTGAGTTGGTGCGGGTAGGCGTTGATCCGCTTATGGGGCTCGACGATGCCGACGTCATCGAGCAATTGAATGGCCCGCTGGCGTGCTTCAGAAGCACCGATGGCTTCATGCGCCAAGATGGCTTCGCTGATCTGGTCCCCGATGGTGAATACCGGATTCAAGGAGGTCATGGGTTCCTGGAAGACCATGGCGATGCCCTTGCCGCGAAGGGCGCGCAATTGTGCAGGGGGCATATCCAGAAGAGATTGGCCCTTGAAAAGAATGCGACCCGAAGCGATCCTGGCAGGCGGTTGCGGGAGAAGCCCCATCACGGCCAGCGCGGTAACGGTCTTCCCACATCCGGATTCTCCGACGACACAGACGGTTTGTTGTCGAAGTACGCGAATATCGATTCCGTCCACCGCGAGCGCCTCCGGTCCTTCGCCTTGGAAGTAGACGCGGAGGTCTTCGATGGCCAGTACCGTATCCTTTTCTGTGGACATTGTAGGGTGCGATCCTCCAGGATGTGCCGGGGTTCGGCGGTTTAGTTCCGCTCTCGCAGTTTGGGATTCAGAATATCGCGCAAGCCTTCTCCGAAGAGATTGAAGGCCAGCACCACGACCAGGATGACGATGCCGGGTGCAAACGTGAGCCAGGGTGCGTCGAAGATGAAATCTTTGCCGTCCGAAAGAATGTTTCCCCAGGTCGCATGGGGCGGCGGCACCCCAAAACCGAGGAAACTCAATCCCGCTTCGGTCAACATGGCCGAAGCGATGCCCAGTGTGGCCGAGACCAGCACCGGCGCCACGGCATTGGGCATGATATGACGGAAGATAATCCGCATATCGCTGAGCCCGAGTGCTCGGGCTGCGGCTACGAAGTCCTGCTCGCGCAGGGAGAGAAATTCGGCGCGAACAAAGCGGGTGGTTCCCATCCAACTGGTCAGGCCGATGACGATCATGATGTTGTAGAGGCTTGCCGGCAGCAGGGCGACCACCGTGAGGATCAGGAAGAAGGATGGGAAACAGAGCATGATATCCACGGCGCGCATGATGAGCGTGTCGACGCTCATCACCGGCCGTCGCAGCGGGTCGTACCAGCGGCGCTGACCGGGTGAAGCCTGTGCCTCGAACCATCGGCCCGAGCGTCGGGAAAGCATCCATCCGGCGGCGGTCAAAAGGGCCGCAAGTCCTGCCAGGCGATACATGCCGGACATCAATGCAAAAAGCAGGATTGCGAACAGGGTCCAGACGAGAAAATGTCCTAAACGGACAGGCATTTGTCCGAAATAGCCGGCCAATCCGCCGAGAAGAATGCCGATGACCACTGCGATGCCGACGGCCACGAACCCGACCGTCAGCGAAACCCAGGCGCCTTGCAGCATGCGGGCAAACACATCGCGCCCCAGGTCGTCGGTACCGAGCAGATAGATGCCGAGGGTGGGCCGCTCCGCAGGCTGCAGTATGTCAATCCTGGGTAGCGACAGGGGCGGGCGAAGCTTTTCCTGGAGACGCACCTGGGAAGGGTCGAGCAAAGGGTGTTTGCCCGAGGTGAGCAATACGCCCGTGACGGCCAGAAGGAAAAACGCCACGAATATGGCGAACCCGAAAAAAGCCATGCGGTTTTTGCGCAGCAATCGCCACGTTTCCGACCATGGCGAGCGCGAGGGCGGCATCCAGCTTTCGTCGACGGCAGGTGGCACTCTATGCGTGTCTGAAGGCGGCATTAGAGTCGAATCCTGGGATCCACCGCCATGTACAGCAGGTCGGAGATCAGGGTGCCGACCAGCACCAACACCGCGGTGATAAAGTTGAGGGTCAGGATGATGGGGTAATCGCGGGCCAGAATCGCTTCATAGGCCATGCGCCCCATGCCGGGCCAAGAGAAAATCGATTCGATGATGACCGATCCACCGATCAGACCGGGCAGGATCAGACCGAACATAGTGACAAAGGGCAGCAGTGCATTTCTCAAGGCATGCCGGTAGTAGACCGTATCATCGTCCAGCCCTTTGGCACGGGCGGTTCGTACGTAGTCCATGCCGATGATCTCCAGCATCTGGCTGCGCACGTATCTGGACAACACGGCAATGCCGCCGGTGGCGCCGAGAATGGAGGGCAGGACCAGATGCCAGGTGCGGTCCATGAATTTGACGATGGGCGAGGCGCCGGTGACGCCAAAGCTCTCCATCCCGATCACCGGAACATGCAGGTGGGTGACCACCAGGATGATCAGAATGTAAGCAAAAAAGAAACCCGGGATCGAGATGAGCAGATAGGCGAAAAAGGTGGTCGTCTTGTCATAGAGACCATCGCGCTGGATGGCCGACCGGATGCCTACCGGAAACGAAAAGGTCCAGGTGAGCAGGGTGCCCACGACAAAGAGCGGCAGGCTGTTTAAAAAGCGTTCCCAGACTTTTGCGAGCACCGGTTGATTGTCCCGCCACGAGACGGTTTTGCCCGTGAAAAGATCGCGGTAGAAAAACAGATACTGGACGTATAGGGGGCGGTCCAGATGGAACTCTTTGCGCATGCGTTCGACGATTTCGGGTGTGAACTTGGGATTGAGCGGGTCGATCTGGCTGGGCTCTCCGGGTGCCAGGTGGATGATCAGGAAGGAGACCACCGATACGCAGAACAGGGTGATCGATTTCTGGACCAGGCTTTTGCCAAGAAAATGCAACATCGGCTTTCCTCGATTCAGCGCGATTCGAACACCGGCGCTTTGGGCAGCTTGATCCATTGGTTGAAATGGAAGGTGTAGCTGCCCGTTGGCGTGGGGGTGATGGGTTTATAGACGGTTTCACCTTCCGCTGTCATGATTTTTCGCACGATGCGCTTGTCGAGAACGGCCGTCCAGCGGCCCACGTAGAGAAAGGTATACGGCTGGGCCTCGGCGATGATGCGATGCAGTCGATGGCAATATGCGACTTGGGTGGCATGATCGTACTCTTGCCTGATCTTGATGATCAAATCGTCGGCTTCGGGATCGTTGAAGCCCACGAAATTCAGTTGATAGGGGGCGCTTTGACTCGAGTGCCAGATTTGATAAAGATCCGGGTCGATGCCCAGCGACCACCCCAGCACCAGGGCATCGAAATCGAGTTCATGGACCCTTTTCTGAATAAAAACCGACCATTCCAGCAGATCCGTTTCCACCTGAATGCCGATTTTTTTCCAGGCATCCTGGGCAATGGCCAGAACCGCCTTGCGCAACGGGTTGCCGTTGTTGGTGATCAGGGTGAAGGCCATGCGGCGCCCCTTTTTCTGCAGGTACCCGTCGGGCCCGGGAGTCCATCCCGCTTCGGCCAACAGCGCCAATGCGCCCTGGGGGTCGTAGGGCAGGGGCTCTATCGCATCGTTGTAGTAATCGGTTTGCTTGGCAAAAGGCCCGGTGATCGATTCACCCTGGCCGTAAAGCACATAATCGATGATCTCCTGGCGGTCGATGGCCATACCCAGGGCGCGCCGCACACGGACATCGTCGAACGGTGCCCGGCGCAGGTTGTATCCGATATAGGTATAACCTAAGGCGATGCCTGAAAAGTGTTGAAAACGCTCGTCTTTTTCAAGACGTGCCACTTGATGGGGCAGGACGCTGTAGTTGTCGATGGTGCCGGAGTAGAATTCCATTTCCTGGGTGAGCATGTCGGGAATGATACGCATCACGTAACGATGGTAGTTGGGTGGACCTTCCCAGTAATCGTCAAACCGTTCGAGTCGCAGGAATTGATCGGACTTCCATTCCTGGAAGACGAAGGGGCCGGATCCGATGGGGTGTCGATTGAAGCGGCTTTGTCGCATCGTGAAGGCATCGGGGTCTTTTCCGGAATCGATGGCCTCGGCCCGCAGTGCGTCGTCATCGAGCAAATGCGCCGGCAGGATGCCCATTCCCCATGTGGCCAGGGCCGGTGAATAGAGCCGCTTATATACAAAACGGATGGTCAGCGGATCGATCACCTCGACCGACTGCACCGGTTCGAAATCCGGCAGGCGGGGTGAAAAATTCTTGGGATTCAGGATCGCCCGATAGGTAAATGCCACATCGGCCGCGGTCAGCGGATGACCGTCGTGGAATTTGACATTCGGCCGCAAGTAAAAGTCGATGACCGGGTTGTGCCGGGTCGACGGCAACAACCGTCGGGCCGCGGCCGCCAGTTCGGATGGGGGGATTTCGTCGTCCGTGCGGACATGCGCAGTCGGATCGAATGCATCGAAATAGTCTTGCCCCAGGAGGGTTGCGAGGCGCTCGAAGAGCATTTGATCTACCTTGCCGAGGGTTATCCGTATGGCCTCTGGCGCGTCGATGCGAACGACGGCGGTGCGTTCCCTCTCCCCCACCTTGAACGAGATTGTCTCTTCACTCGTGGCGGGCTCCAGCAGTGATACCTCTTTCACGTGGCGCCATTGTGGATCGCCCTGGAGGAACAGGGCACGCAGTTCAGATGCCAAGGTGCGGTTGTCGATCTTTCCCCAGCGGGCCGTCGGCGTCCCTTCGTTGCAAAAAAAATAGGCGTGTTCATAAACTTGCCAGCGTGTCGCAACGCGTCCCCTGAAATGCAACGCTTCATCCCTGTCGATGAGGCCTTCGAAGACGAATGCGTTGATTTCACTGCTGGTGCCGTCGCTGGACAGCACGGGGTTGAGCATGCTGGCATCTCCGATGGATGCAGTGATGAACTGATTCAGGCGGTCGGGATTGCCGCGGGTTTGGTCTTCGTAGCTCGGGGCCCAGAAGTAGGACGCCAGCAGGACGATGATCACCAGGGTCGGGGCTGCAATGAGAAAACGTCGGATATTCATGTGTTGCGGCCCTTAGGGGCGGTTCGTGAGTTATCCGTCGGCAGGTCTGTAGCCATGCCAGATTTATGATTTGATTGCAAAATAAGTATGTTGACCATAGGCGATGGATCGATTCAAGTCAAGCGGGGAGACTCGACTGGGAGCGTGCAAAAAGAGGGGGAACCCTCATGATGAGGATTCCCCTGGAACTGTTTTGGTTGAGCGCGACGTGTGGCTATTCTCGTGTTTCCGCCTCCGTCGGCGTTTCCGCTTGTTGGGCGGCGGCTTCCTCGGCTCGGCGGATTTTTGCCGCTTCCAAGGCGGCCGTGACCGAAGCGATTTTCTGCTCAACCGCCGACAACTGGGTCGGGTCGGTGGTCAGACGTTGAACCCTGGCGAGGTTGTCGAGTGCGGACGTCAGCGATTCGACGGTGTTTTTGCTGGCGTCAACTTCGGCCTTGTAATAGAGGGTCATGCGCTGGATGTTGTTTTTTCGATGTTCAATTTCGGCGCGCATCTCTTCGCTTAATGCGTACTGTTCGGCCCGATCCAGATAGTCGGCGATGGCCTTGTAGTCAGGGAGTCCGCTAGTTTCAAGCAGTGCATCTGCTTTATTCAGGTAATAACCAAAAATTATTGGAAAAACATCTTTCTGACGGTAGATGTCCTGGACGGGTTCGGCAAGTTGGTAGCCGTGCAGAACAGCAAAAAATTGTTGGCCCGTGGGTGAAAAATTGCCTTTCCAGATCTCAACTGCGCCCCGCTGGGGAAGAATGAAATATCGGCCACTGTTGGTGTAGCTGGTCCAGATGATGAGCAAAAAGATCGCGGCGGCGATGATGGCACCGATTTTGGCCGCGCGAAGCACTGGATCGGGCGGTTCTTTGTCCGGGCGGGTTTCACCTCGAGCCGCCTCCACAGGGTGAGGTGCTTCGGTCCGGGGCTGTTGGACCGGCGGTGCCGCCGCTTTCTTGGGTTCGGTTTCGGAAGGTGCCGGCTCGCCAGCGGCCACCGGTGTTTCGGACGCCGTTTTCGCTTCCGGTGTCGGTTCTTTTACCGGTTTTTCAGCCGGCTTTTCTAATTTTTTTTCGCTCGGTTCTTCTGACGCCTGGGGCGCAGGTTTCTCCTCGGGTACTGGCACATCGGCAGGCGCCGGTGCCTCGACTTGG
This Desulfatitalea tepidiphila DNA region includes the following protein-coding sequences:
- a CDS encoding SAM hydrolase/SAM-dependent halogenase family protein, which encodes MGIITLLSDFGTQDEYTGVLKGVILSIHPSVTIVDITHHIAPQQIDQAGEVLDAAFSWFPIGTIHVAIVDPGVGSARDIIAVQQSGHTFIAPNNGLLTPLFERETPTVMVRVENTAFFLQPLSSTFHGRDIFAPVAAHLSLGIPIEKLGPVLDPDHIQKRAKKRCAFSVQGDIAGKISYVDRFGNLGTNIDSDSLTQLMSRSRQGVIEVEICGRNIQGLAKTYAEGEPDRLIALVNSRNRLEVAVNGGSAFNLLSAGPETAVRVTVKK
- the rplM gene encoding 50S ribosomal protein L13 — its product is MKKYTYSAKPSDNQDRWWVVDADGAVLGRLAAEIAARIRGKYNPMYTPHVDTGDSVIVINAEKIKLTGRKMDQKTYYRHSGYIGGLRSITARQLLEKRPEDLIRNAVRGMLPKNRLGRQLNKKLKVYAGSEHPHSAQQPETLTLN
- a CDS encoding bactofilin family protein — translated: MKTDQKQFSIIDEGFTVEGMVVGKGRLVIKGIVKGSVSGDNVVIAEEGSVFAEAKANNMTIGGQFDGQIEVDKELVILSTGKCSGKIKCNDLVVEAGGLLNAEVTCTRQVVKQGG
- the rpsI gene encoding 30S ribosomal protein S9, whose protein sequence is MAQENVYYATGKRKNAIARTWIKPGNGDISINGRSLEDYFKVYTAKTIIKQPLTLTNNQDKFDIKIKVLGGGTIGQAGAIRHGITKALMEFDPELRSVLKKAGFVRRDPREKERKKYGQKGARARFQFSKR
- a CDS encoding ABC transporter ATP-binding protein — its product is MNAPTSPILEVAHLKKHFISNRGFFKQSTDAVKAVDGVDFSILPNQTMGLVGESGCGKSTVARLILRLLLPDEGLIRFEGQEISGLSERQFKPMRKQMQMVFQDPYSSLNPRMTVAQSIGEGVRIAGITTRSAQRRRIKALLDMVGMPSASVDRYPHEFSGGQRQRIGIARALSVSPRLMLCDEPISALDVSIQAQIINLLKDLQSELGLSYLFISHDLNVVSYICDVVYVMYRGLIVESAPAPTLFDNPRHPYTLKLLAAAPGETETSKSRWNAPPPRDDSPGNGCPFSDHCAESDERCTPVLREIRQGHFVRCGKSGLSEH
- a CDS encoding crossover junction endodeoxyribonuclease RuvC, which encodes MKIKIVGIDPGLAGTGIGIIEGTHHRVENFAFGAITTSAKDPQPLRLQKIYNRLCDVFRNEDPDLIVIEDVFFLEKYPKSGIVLGKVSGVVLLACCMTRAAVKEVAVREAKQVLTGNGNATKVQLETAVRKALGYPHPIRPYHASDALGLALIGLFRYGGSQIRFLQS
- the ruvA gene encoding Holliday junction branch migration protein RuvA → MIAYLEGRLLKKEQERIILLANQVGYEVLVPAYVRDTLNARQVGEQVALYIYYHQTERQPKPVLIGFNLEAEKEFFQLFISVDAIGPLKAAKAMTIPVSDIADAIESNRLDQLKQLKGIGLRSAQKIIATLQGKVGKFALIRKSDVPDAPESVDFVQPVLEVLVEQLGHKLADAKRMIGAALKRNDRIDSPEALFDEVYRGEKA
- the ruvB gene encoding Holliday junction branch migration DNA helicase RuvB — encoded protein: MKDDAFTRGTAPQGIVDSACLLDDSDPDIQSLRPEKLDDYVGQGDVVNTLKIAIEAALFRNEPLEHVLFHGPPGLGKTTLAHIIAREMNGRLTVTSGPALEKGGDLIGILTHLEEGDILFVDEIHRLPKTVEEFLYPAMEDFAVDFVFDKGIHARSHRYRLNRFTLVGATTRVGLLSAPLRDRFGLFRSLDFYNIEDLMHIIRRSAAILNVSIDEGGARNLALRSRGTPRIVNRLLKRVRDYAQVRGDGRISIDIVESALNLEGVDGKGLTHLDRRYLKTIIDYYHGGPVGIEAIAATLQEEADTLVDVIEPFLLKIGMVVRTSSGRKASESAFRHLGYAVQEKLF